GTCCCTGTCGTTTGAATACCGCTATCAGTTGCTGCTGACGTTGACTAATTTCTCTGACAATCCCGACACCCTTTTCGTCACCCTGCTGCTCTGGGTGCGTCAGAATCAGCCGGACCTGCTAACGCGTGAAAGTATCCGCAACAAAGGCATCAGTTTTACGATCGACAACAACGCGGATAACACCAGCACGCTGTCCGTACGGCTCAACCTGACTGAGCGCAACCGGGTCAATGAACAGAATCAAAGCCTGCAGGTGCATTATGAACCGGAGCCAACACCGCCCGAACCGGTTAGCCGGCCCACGGCACTGTATATCGCCGGTGAACCGGTCAGTCAGTGGAAAGGGAACTGACCCCTCTAGAT
The DNA window shown above is from Dickeya dadantii NCPPB 898 and carries:
- a CDS encoding phage tail protein is translated as MQKPQSLKLALTSALPALGNALQFRIQEGEIAALQEPSLSFEYRYQLLLTLTNFSDNPDTLFVTLLLWVRQNQPDLLTRESIRNKGISFTIDNNADNTSTLSVRLNLTERNRVNEQNQSLQVHYEPEPTPPEPVSRPTALYIAGEPVSQWKGN